One window from the genome of Candidatus Omnitrophota bacterium encodes:
- a CDS encoding molybdenum cofactor guanylyltransferase, protein MKNINISCAILAGGKNSRMNGFDKAFIDMHGVPLIRRVIAVLKELFDEIIIVTNTPEQFKEYAKECVIITDVIKGKGPLGGIHSALSHTSKNAVFITACDMPFLNAGVIKKIISAAADGDYDCVIPRGARGIEPLGGVYSKRILGKAGEMLGGEDFSVRRLIENCKCGYAAVEREEMKCFSNINSPEDLQKLSANGN, encoded by the coding sequence ATGAAAAATATCAATATCTCATGCGCAATACTGGCCGGCGGGAAAAACTCAAGGATGAACGGCTTCGACAAGGCGTTTATCGATATGCACGGGGTTCCCCTTATCAGGCGCGTTATAGCTGTGCTGAAGGAACTTTTTGACGAGATAATAATTGTAACCAATACGCCGGAACAGTTTAAGGAATACGCGAAGGAGTGTGTGATTATCACCGACGTTATAAAGGGAAAAGGGCCGCTCGGAGGAATACACAGCGCATTGAGTCATACGTCAAAAAACGCGGTATTTATCACCGCCTGCGATATGCCTTTTCTGAACGCCGGCGTCATCAAAAAAATTATCAGCGCTGCGGCCGACGGTGATTATGACTGTGTAATACCACGGGGCGCACGCGGAATCGAACCTCTCGGCGGAGTGTATTCAAAGAGGATCCTTGGAAAAGCGGGAGAAATGCTGGGCGGCGAGGATTTTTCGGTGAGGCGTCTTATAGAGAACTGTAAATGTGGATACGCGGCGGTTGAGAGAGAAGAAATGAAATGTTTTAGCAATATCAACTCTCCTGAAGACCTGCAGAAGCTTTCAGCCA